A stretch of the Bordetella genomosp. 8 genome encodes the following:
- a CDS encoding efflux RND transporter periplasmic adaptor subunit, whose amino-acid sequence MKVPSLPGPLAWARFAVTALLVVAAVIAGRHLWAHYELEPWTRDGRVKAYVVQVAPDVSGLVTAVPVHDNQDVKAGDVLFEIDRARFQLAYDQAKAALGSQTVALQQANRDARRNRELGQLVSAEIREQSQTRVEQAEAALAQAKVSLNEASLNLERSRVVAATNGRVTNLDLRVGAYAAAGRPVMALVDSASFYVEGYFEETKLPRIHEGDVATIALMGEPRTLRGHVESIAMGIADRDRSSAANMLPNVNPNFNWVRLAQRIPVRVQIDDVPNGVRLVAGQTATVSLVGGDKLALQGF is encoded by the coding sequence ATGAAGGTTCCTTCCCTGCCTGGCCCGCTCGCATGGGCACGATTCGCCGTTACCGCCCTGCTGGTCGTCGCCGCCGTGATCGCCGGCCGCCACCTGTGGGCGCACTACGAGCTGGAGCCGTGGACACGCGACGGCCGCGTCAAGGCCTACGTCGTCCAGGTCGCGCCGGACGTGTCCGGCCTGGTCACCGCCGTGCCGGTGCATGACAACCAGGACGTCAAGGCCGGCGACGTGCTGTTCGAAATCGACCGTGCCCGCTTCCAGCTGGCCTATGACCAGGCCAAGGCCGCGCTCGGATCGCAGACGGTGGCGCTGCAGCAGGCGAACCGCGACGCGCGGCGCAACCGCGAACTGGGACAACTGGTGTCCGCGGAAATACGCGAGCAGAGCCAGACCCGCGTCGAGCAGGCCGAAGCGGCGCTGGCGCAAGCCAAGGTGTCCCTGAACGAAGCCAGCCTGAACCTGGAGCGCAGCCGCGTGGTCGCGGCCACGAACGGCCGTGTCACCAACCTGGACCTGCGCGTCGGCGCCTATGCCGCGGCGGGCCGGCCCGTGATGGCGCTGGTGGACTCCGCCAGCTTCTACGTCGAAGGCTATTTCGAGGAAACCAAGCTGCCGCGCATCCATGAAGGCGACGTGGCGACCATCGCGCTGATGGGCGAACCGCGCACGCTGCGCGGCCACGTCGAAAGCATCGCCATGGGCATCGCCGATCGCGACCGCAGCAGCGCCGCCAACATGCTGCCCAATGTGAATCCCAACTTCAATTGGGTACGCCTGGCCCAGCGCATCCCGGTGCGCGTGCAGATCGACGACGTGCCCAACGGCGTGCGCCTGGTCGCCGGCCAGACAGCGACGGTGTCGCTGGTGGGCGGCGACAAGCTGGCGCTGCAGGGGTTCTGA
- a CDS encoding DUF1656 domain-containing protein: MIGEVSLYGIYMPWLLVLAVLTLGVAWFVRRLLALTGIYRLVWHPALFDLALYIVLLYGVVWISPHVFSRLS, translated from the coding sequence ATGATCGGTGAAGTCAGCCTCTACGGGATCTATATGCCCTGGCTGCTGGTGCTGGCGGTCTTGACGCTGGGCGTCGCGTGGTTCGTGCGACGCCTGCTGGCGCTCACCGGCATCTACCGGCTGGTCTGGCATCCCGCCTTGTTCGATCTGGCGCTGTACATCGTGCTGCTGTACGGCGTGGTCTGGATCTCACCGCACGTTTTTTCGAGATTGTCATGA
- a CDS encoding FUSC family protein, translating into MKLPTAEETLFSVKAYIGAMAALYLSMVIDLPRPFWAVTTAYIVSQPWAGAVRSKAIFRLGGTFCGCAAMVYLVPKFANYPVLMVLALSLWLGVCLYLAVLDRTPRSYLFMLAGYTAAMIGLPSVTAPQTVFDTGLARVEEITAGILCAMLAHVLILPRGIGGAVIGKLDQTLRDARLWVQDALRGDTATQSAKDRRALANDITQLRLLATHVPYDTGNIRWTASSVTAMQDRMAALTPTVSSLEDRLRALRASGRPLPAALPALLDDVSAWVEAGRRGDPAQAAALRARADELAPKIDAGAGWHDLLLVSLAARLRELIGHCERGFALRRDIQAGLSGAPVRMSRHAATSNRALHHDRGIALLSSVSAAVAIGVVCAFWIGTAWTNGATAAMMAAIFSCFFASQDDPVPGIRQFLVYTVVSIPISALYLLVVLPAVHSFEMVALAMFPVCFVCGVYIARPAHTGKAMAVFFGFSGTLALHDTNTADLVSFMDTMIAQIIGVGSAAVVAALLRRISGEYSARRIQAANWRELAAMAAADRPPAGDSYTVRMLDRIGLLYTRLAARGINDAPVEEDTLLDLRVGNEIAELQRARRELPVADAAIRPVLSCLAEWFRGRIRGRNAMPDTFLPRLDQALARVNGAPANSARERAIVALVGLRRGLFPQASDYVPAFSTATAAVPGAQPGAAS; encoded by the coding sequence ATGAAACTGCCTACCGCGGAGGAGACGCTGTTTTCCGTCAAGGCCTATATCGGCGCGATGGCGGCGCTCTATCTTTCCATGGTCATCGACCTGCCGCGCCCGTTCTGGGCCGTGACGACCGCCTATATCGTTTCGCAACCCTGGGCCGGCGCGGTGCGCTCCAAGGCGATATTCCGGCTGGGCGGCACCTTTTGCGGCTGCGCGGCAATGGTCTACCTGGTGCCGAAGTTCGCCAATTATCCCGTGCTGATGGTGCTGGCCCTGTCGCTATGGCTGGGCGTCTGCCTGTACCTGGCGGTGTTGGACCGCACGCCGCGCTCCTATCTGTTCATGCTGGCTGGATATACCGCCGCGATGATAGGCCTGCCGAGCGTGACGGCGCCGCAAACGGTGTTCGATACCGGCCTGGCGCGGGTGGAAGAGATCACCGCCGGCATCCTCTGCGCCATGCTGGCGCATGTACTCATCCTGCCCCGCGGCATCGGCGGCGCGGTGATCGGCAAGCTGGACCAGACGCTGCGCGACGCCCGGCTCTGGGTGCAGGATGCCCTGCGCGGCGACACCGCCACGCAAAGCGCCAAGGACCGGCGCGCGCTGGCCAATGACATTACCCAGCTGCGCCTGCTGGCGACGCACGTGCCCTATGACACCGGCAATATCCGCTGGACGGCAAGCTCGGTAACCGCCATGCAGGACCGCATGGCGGCCCTGACGCCGACGGTATCGTCGCTGGAAGACCGGCTGCGGGCGCTGCGCGCCTCGGGACGTCCGCTGCCGGCCGCGCTACCCGCGCTGCTGGACGACGTCTCCGCCTGGGTTGAAGCCGGGCGGCGCGGCGATCCCGCCCAGGCGGCGGCGCTGCGCGCGCGCGCGGATGAGCTGGCGCCCAAGATCGACGCCGGCGCGGGCTGGCACGATCTGCTGCTGGTCAGCCTGGCGGCGCGGCTGCGCGAATTGATCGGCCATTGCGAACGCGGTTTCGCGCTGCGGCGCGACATCCAGGCCGGCCTGTCGGGCGCCCCGGTCCGCATGTCGCGTCACGCGGCGACGTCGAATCGCGCCCTGCACCACGATCGTGGCATCGCCCTGCTGTCGTCGGTTTCCGCCGCCGTGGCGATCGGCGTGGTCTGCGCCTTCTGGATAGGCACGGCATGGACCAATGGCGCCACCGCCGCCATGATGGCGGCGATATTCAGTTGCTTCTTCGCCTCACAGGACGACCCGGTGCCGGGCATACGCCAGTTCCTGGTCTATACGGTCGTGTCCATTCCTATATCCGCGCTCTACCTGCTGGTCGTGCTGCCCGCTGTCCACTCCTTCGAAATGGTGGCGCTGGCGATGTTTCCGGTGTGCTTCGTCTGCGGCGTCTATATCGCGCGTCCGGCGCACACGGGCAAGGCGATGGCGGTTTTCTTCGGATTTTCCGGCACCTTGGCGCTGCACGATACCAACACCGCCGACCTGGTGTCCTTCATGGACACGATGATCGCGCAGATCATCGGCGTGGGCAGCGCGGCCGTGGTGGCGGCCTTGCTGCGCCGTATCAGCGGCGAATACAGCGCCCGCCGCATCCAGGCGGCCAACTGGCGCGAGCTGGCCGCCATGGCGGCGGCCGACCGTCCGCCCGCCGGCGACAGCTACACCGTGCGCATGCTGGACCGCATCGGCCTGCTTTACACCCGTCTGGCCGCGCGAGGTATCAACGACGCGCCGGTGGAAGAAGACACCCTGCTGGACCTGCGCGTGGGCAACGAGATCGCCGAACTGCAGCGCGCACGCCGCGAACTGCCTGTCGCGGATGCGGCGATCCGGCCGGTGCTTTCCTGCCTGGCGGAGTGGTTCCGTGGCCGCATCCGCGGACGCAACGCCATGCCGGATACGTTCCTGCCGCGCCTCGATCAGGCCCTGGCACGGGTCAATGGCGCCCCCGCGAATTCGGCGCGCGAACGCGCCATCGTCGCGCTGGTCGGCCTGAGGCGCGGGCTGTTTCCCCAGGCATCCGACTACGTGCCGGCGTTCTCGACCGCGACCGCCGCCGTGCCGGGTGCCCAGCCAGGAGCCGCGTCATGA
- the treY gene encoding malto-oligosyltrehalose synthase, which yields MTAPRATVRLQLHQGYTLADAREHVPYFARLGVSHLYLSPITRARPGSQHGYDVVDHAQVNPELGGEPALRALAATAREAGLGLIVDIVPNHMATSTDNPWWRSVLERGRGSPHAEWFDITWDSTDKDMHDKVLAPFLGKPYGEALAAGDIGLRYDARTKRCYVDVHGSPYPLDPASLDDGGPRDAGALADFDPATDAGRERLHALLERQHYRLAWWRAAPEEINWRRFFEITDLIGVRVDQPVVFDAVHAMILGFYEEGLIDGVRVDHVDGLSDPIAYCERLRAALDERAQRRPAQLRDQDPYLVIEKILADDETLDDRWKVNGTTGYDFMSQVGAVLHDPSGEQTLTELWESVSGDPRPFTAIANEARDLMMLRHFPAERLAAARALHRVARLDLRTRDWGESAIQRVLWELLSVFPVYRIYADERGWHHMDRVRFEHAATQAHARIRLDRDGDDGPLLELMSGWLGGEAPENFPPEQCLARREAVRRFQQLTPPLTAKSLEDTAFYRYGRLLSRNEVGADPGLFCMAPDVFHRRCSSRGRHFPHAMVATATHDHKRGEDTRSRLAALSEVSAQWADTVLDWMNRHVPATYSGAGTLSPHPGDVYMLLQTLVAAWPLALAPDDEAGLQAFGDRVSAWQQKALREAKLRTSWVVPDATYEAACEDVLRKLLQPATEPDSPAREIAAFANRIAPAGAVNSLSQTLLRMTVPGVPDLYQGTEFWDFSLVDPDNRAPVDYAARMAALEAGDADDPDALLANWRDGRLKQAIVRGALQARRDYADIFADGNYVPLPILGSRGANILAFLRCLEDRCVFVLAPRLCSLGLRGEAGDDPSGPSTALPRIDGDFWDTTAVVLPHRYAGATLRDALSGRERRVGADSILPLAEALADFPVALLVAD from the coding sequence ATGACCGCGCCCCGCGCAACCGTACGGCTGCAACTGCACCAGGGCTACACCCTGGCCGATGCCCGCGAGCACGTGCCCTATTTCGCCCGCCTGGGCGTCAGCCACCTCTATCTTTCGCCGATCACCCGGGCGCGCCCCGGGTCGCAACACGGCTACGACGTCGTCGACCACGCCCAGGTCAACCCCGAACTGGGCGGCGAGCCGGCGCTGCGCGCGCTGGCCGCCACGGCCCGCGAGGCCGGGCTGGGCCTGATCGTCGACATCGTGCCCAACCACATGGCGACCAGCACGGACAACCCGTGGTGGCGCAGCGTGCTGGAGCGGGGCCGCGGCAGTCCGCATGCGGAATGGTTCGACATTACCTGGGACAGCACGGACAAGGACATGCACGATAAGGTGCTCGCGCCTTTCCTGGGCAAACCCTATGGCGAAGCGCTGGCCGCGGGCGACATCGGCCTGCGTTACGACGCCCGGACGAAGCGCTGCTACGTCGATGTGCACGGTTCCCCCTATCCGCTGGATCCGGCGAGCCTGGACGATGGCGGCCCACGCGATGCCGGCGCCCTGGCGGACTTCGACCCCGCGACCGATGCCGGCCGCGAGCGGCTGCATGCCCTGCTGGAGCGCCAGCACTACCGCCTGGCGTGGTGGCGCGCGGCGCCGGAAGAAATCAACTGGCGCCGCTTCTTCGAGATTACCGACCTGATAGGCGTGCGCGTGGACCAGCCCGTGGTCTTCGACGCCGTGCACGCCATGATCCTGGGCTTCTACGAAGAAGGCCTGATCGACGGCGTGCGCGTGGACCACGTGGACGGCTTGAGCGATCCCATCGCTTATTGCGAACGCTTGCGCGCCGCGCTGGACGAGCGCGCGCAGCGCCGCCCCGCCCAGCTGCGCGACCAGGACCCGTATCTGGTCATCGAGAAGATCCTGGCCGACGACGAGACGCTGGACGACCGCTGGAAGGTCAACGGCACCACGGGCTACGACTTCATGAGTCAGGTCGGCGCGGTGCTGCATGATCCCAGCGGCGAACAAACCTTGACCGAACTGTGGGAAAGCGTATCCGGCGATCCCCGCCCGTTCACCGCCATCGCGAACGAGGCCCGCGACCTGATGATGCTGCGCCACTTCCCCGCCGAACGCCTGGCGGCGGCGCGCGCGCTGCATCGCGTGGCGCGGCTGGACCTGCGCACGCGCGACTGGGGCGAATCGGCCATCCAGCGCGTGCTCTGGGAACTGCTGTCGGTGTTCCCGGTGTACCGCATCTATGCCGACGAACGCGGCTGGCATCATATGGACCGCGTGCGCTTCGAGCACGCCGCCACCCAGGCCCATGCCCGCATCCGCCTGGACCGCGACGGCGACGACGGTCCGCTGCTGGAGCTGATGTCCGGCTGGCTGGGCGGGGAAGCGCCGGAGAACTTCCCGCCCGAGCAATGCCTGGCGCGCCGGGAGGCCGTACGCCGCTTTCAGCAACTGACGCCGCCACTGACCGCCAAATCGCTGGAAGATACCGCCTTCTACCGCTACGGCAGGCTGCTGTCGCGCAACGAGGTGGGCGCCGATCCCGGATTGTTCTGCATGGCGCCGGATGTCTTTCATCGCCGCTGCTCGTCGCGTGGCCGGCATTTCCCCCACGCCATGGTCGCCACCGCCACGCACGACCACAAGCGCGGCGAAGACACCCGCTCGCGCCTCGCCGCGCTGAGCGAGGTATCCGCGCAGTGGGCCGACACCGTGCTGGACTGGATGAACCGGCACGTGCCGGCCACGTATAGCGGCGCTGGCACGCTGTCGCCACATCCGGGCGACGTCTACATGCTCTTGCAGACCCTGGTCGCCGCCTGGCCGCTCGCGCTCGCCCCGGACGACGAAGCAGGCCTGCAGGCCTTCGGCGACCGCGTGTCGGCCTGGCAGCAGAAGGCCCTGCGCGAGGCCAAGCTGCGCACCAGCTGGGTGGTGCCGGACGCCACTTATGAAGCGGCTTGCGAGGACGTGCTGCGCAAGTTGCTGCAGCCCGCCACGGAGCCTGACTCCCCGGCCCGTGAGATCGCCGCCTTCGCCAACCGCATCGCGCCCGCCGGCGCCGTCAACAGCCTGTCGCAGACGCTCTTGCGCATGACCGTTCCGGGCGTGCCCGACCTGTACCAGGGCACCGAGTTCTGGGATTTCAGCCTGGTCGATCCGGACAACCGCGCGCCGGTTGACTATGCCGCCCGCATGGCCGCGCTGGAGGCCGGCGACGCGGACGATCCGGACGCGCTGCTGGCCAACTGGCGGGATGGCCGGCTGAAGCAGGCCATCGTGCGCGGCGCGCTGCAGGCGCGGCGCGACTATGCCGATATCTTCGCCGACGGCAATTACGTGCCCTTGCCCATCCTGGGATCGCGCGGCGCCAATATCCTGGCTTTCCTGCGTTGCCTGGAAGACCGCTGCGTGTTCGTCCTGGCGCCGCGTCTGTGCAGCCTGGGCCTGCGAGGCGAAGCGGGCGACGACCCCTCCGGCCCGTCCACCGCCCTGCCGCGTATCGATGGCGATTTCTGGGACACGACGGCCGTCGTGCTGCCGCACCGCTACGCGGGCGCGACGCTGCGCGACGCGCTCAGCGGCCGCGAGCGCCGCGTCGGCGCCGACAGCATCCTGCCGCTGGCGGAGGCGCTGGCCGATTTTCCGGTCGCGCTGCTCGTCGCCGACTGA
- a CDS encoding MarR family winged helix-turn-helix transcriptional regulator: MKKPTDACLAAMTSHLLVLHRAYRAAADKALADYGLSQATAWPVIWLGRLGDGVRQGVLADAMGVEGPSVVRLVDQLEAAGLLERREDPLDRRAKTLHMTQAGHALRARVEEMLVHLRRQVFRGVDAADAEACVRVFESIKVSLAHIEPIPVSAVRRERGQ, from the coding sequence ATGAAAAAGCCCACCGATGCCTGCCTCGCGGCGATGACCAGCCACCTGCTGGTCCTGCACCGCGCCTACCGCGCCGCGGCGGATAAAGCCCTGGCCGATTACGGCCTGTCGCAGGCCACTGCCTGGCCGGTCATCTGGCTGGGCCGGCTGGGCGACGGCGTGCGCCAGGGAGTATTGGCGGACGCCATGGGCGTGGAAGGCCCTTCGGTCGTACGTCTCGTGGATCAGCTCGAAGCCGCCGGCCTGCTGGAACGGCGCGAGGATCCGCTGGACCGCCGCGCCAAGACGCTGCACATGACGCAGGCCGGCCACGCCCTGCGTGCCCGCGTGGAAGAGATGCTGGTGCATTTGCGCCGCCAGGTCTTCCGCGGCGTGGACGCGGCCGATGCCGAGGCTTGCGTGCGCGTATTCGAAAGCATCAAGGTCTCGCTCGCGCACATCGAACCCATTCCGGTCAGTGCCGTCCGGCGGGAGCGTGGGCAATGA